In Hoeflea ulvae, one genomic interval encodes:
- a CDS encoding F0F1 ATP synthase subunit A yields the protein MNLSPDQTIMFEIGGIPINATIFYTWVVMAVLTGVSMLITRNLRPDVPPNRWRTMLEVILQGIQGQIQEIAPGPSRHLLYFSGTLFLFVATSNLMLVVPGFEPPTSSLSTTTALALSVVIAVPLFGIISRGLRGYLKTYLEPSFIMLPFNIISEFTRAISLAMRLYGNIMSGAVIGVILLSVAPFFFPVVMDLLGLLTGMIQAYIFAILATVYISAATTPRKSVQPERDTP from the coding sequence ATGAACCTGTCACCCGACCAGACCATCATGTTCGAGATCGGGGGTATCCCGATCAATGCGACCATCTTCTACACCTGGGTGGTGATGGCGGTGCTGACGGGCGTGTCGATGCTGATCACGCGAAACCTGCGGCCGGACGTGCCGCCCAATCGCTGGCGGACCATGCTCGAAGTCATCCTGCAGGGCATCCAGGGGCAGATCCAGGAGATCGCCCCGGGACCTTCGCGGCACCTGCTCTATTTCTCGGGAACGCTGTTCCTGTTTGTCGCAACATCGAACCTGATGCTGGTAGTTCCGGGGTTCGAACCGCCGACATCCTCGCTGTCGACGACCACGGCGCTGGCGCTTTCCGTGGTGATCGCCGTACCGCTTTTCGGCATCATCAGCCGGGGGCTGCGCGGCTATCTGAAGACCTATCTGGAGCCGTCCTTCATAATGCTCCCGTTCAACATCATCTCGGAATTCACGCGCGCGATCTCGCTGGCGATGCGCCTTTACGGCAACATCATGAGCGGCGCCGTCATCGGGGTCATCCTGCTCAGCGTGGCGCCGTTCTTCTTTCCCGTGGTGATGGATCTGCTCGGCCTGCTGACCGGGATGATCCAGGCCTACATCTTTGCCATTCTGGCGACGGTCTACATCTCCGCCGCCACCACCCCTCGCAAATCCGTGCAGCCTGAAAGGGATACTCCATGA
- a CDS encoding ATPase has protein sequence MSMASEMHVILRLPDRMLFQGRATSVTAVAPNGAFGIWPNHVDFVTALVPSVLTLRLVDGAEEIFGLDEGLLVKKGHTVSVAALRGVHGDDLDSLQATVEASFVQMDEDERQARSALSRLEADMVRRFAELQRPLK, from the coding sequence ATGAGCATGGCATCCGAGATGCATGTGATCCTGCGCCTGCCCGACCGCATGCTGTTTCAGGGCCGGGCGACATCGGTCACCGCGGTGGCCCCGAACGGTGCCTTCGGCATCTGGCCCAACCATGTCGACTTTGTCACCGCGCTGGTGCCGTCGGTGCTGACATTGCGTCTTGTCGACGGGGCCGAGGAAATCTTCGGCCTTGATGAGGGGCTGCTGGTGAAGAAAGGGCATACGGTTTCGGTTGCCGCGCTGCGCGGTGTGCATGGCGATGACCTTGACAGTTTGCAGGCCACGGTCGAGGCGAGCTTCGTCCAGATGGATGAGGACGAGCGCCAGGCGCGTTCGGCGCTGTCGCGGCTCGAGGCGGATATGGTCCGGCGTTTTGCAGAACTGCAGAGGCCGCTGAAATGA
- a CDS encoding F0F1 ATP synthase subunit C codes for MTDLGIIAAVSIFTAGLTVSFGAIGPALGEGRAAATALTAIAQQPDAASTISRTLFVSLAMIESTAIYCFVVAMILIFANPFWTAAVEAAQAAGN; via the coding sequence ATGACAGACCTTGGAATCATTGCCGCAGTTTCGATCTTCACCGCGGGGCTCACCGTCTCCTTCGGCGCCATCGGCCCGGCGCTGGGCGAAGGACGTGCCGCTGCTACGGCGCTCACCGCAATCGCGCAGCAGCCGGATGCGGCCTCGACGATTTCGCGGACCCTGTTTGTCAGCCTGGCGATGATCGAGTCGACGGCGATCTATTGTTTCGTGGTTGCCATGATCCTGATCTTTGCCAATCCCTTCTGGACCGCCGCAGTGGAAGCGGCACAAGCCGCAGGCAACTGA
- the narJ gene encoding nitrate reductase molybdenum cofactor assembly chaperone, translating into MSRSFNALSALLCYPSDDLQAAIPEIRVVLADEAVLTATQIGALQPLLDRMETADIFDLQEGYVLLFDRSRTLSLNLFEHIHGESRDRGGAMVDLLETYRAGGFDLVGPELPDHLPVLLEFLSTRSLADALGLLADAGPILAVLAERLTRRETPYAAVLAALADLGQAANDSEVAAALLAENDDDPEDLSALDAVWEEAQVTFAPDPNAGCPISRDILAKMEAPQKPITSPARAGAAN; encoded by the coding sequence ATGAGCCGCTCGTTCAACGCGCTGTCGGCGCTACTGTGTTATCCGTCGGATGATCTGCAGGCCGCCATTCCCGAGATCCGGGTGGTTCTGGCTGACGAGGCCGTGCTGACCGCGACGCAGATCGGTGCACTGCAGCCCTTGCTCGACCGCATGGAAACTGCCGACATTTTCGACCTTCAGGAAGGCTATGTCCTGCTTTTCGACCGCTCGCGAACCTTGTCGCTGAACCTGTTCGAGCACATTCACGGCGAAAGCCGCGACCGGGGAGGGGCGATGGTGGATCTTCTGGAAACCTATCGCGCCGGCGGTTTCGATCTGGTCGGGCCGGAACTGCCCGACCATCTGCCTGTGCTGCTGGAGTTTCTTTCGACACGATCACTGGCGGATGCGCTTGGCCTTCTGGCCGATGCGGGACCGATCCTCGCCGTTCTGGCCGAGCGGCTGACCCGGCGCGAGACGCCCTATGCGGCGGTTCTGGCGGCACTTGCCGATCTTGGCCAGGCGGCCAATGATTCCGAGGTGGCTGCGGCGCTGCTCGCGGAAAACGACGACGATCCGGAGGATCTGTCAGCCCTTGATGCGGTCTGGGAGGAGGCGCAGGTAACATTCGCGCCCGATCCCAATGCGGGCTGTCCGATCTCGCGTGACATCCTCGCCAAGATGGAAGCTCCCCAAAAACCGATCACGTCACCGGCTCGCGCCGGGGCGGCCAACTGA
- the narH gene encoding nitrate reductase subunit beta: MKVRAQIGMVLNLDKCIGCHTCSVTCKNVWTSRDGVEYAWFNNVETKPGIGYPKDWENQKRWNGGWERSKAGKLRPKQGAKWRILANIFANPDLPEIDDYYEPFDFDYDHLKSAPEMEAFPTARPRSKLTGERMEKIEWGPNWEEILGGEFSKRSKDSNFEGIQKEIYGQYENTFMMYLPRLCEHCLNPSCASACPSGAIYKREDDGVVLIDQEKCRGWRMCVSACPYKKIYYNWSTGKSEKCTLCYPRLESGLPTVCSETCVGRIRYIGVMLYDADKIAEAASVESDQDLYDAQLGVFLDPSDPEVIAAARAEGVPEDWIESARNSPIWKMAMEWKVAFPLHPEFRTLPMVWYIPPLSPIKNAAEAGHLGIDGDMPDVKSLRIPVKYLANMLTAGDEAPVVSALERMLAMRSYMRSKTVDGVINLGVAKRVGLTHQQIDEMYQIMAIANYEDRFVIPTTHREMVEDAYDLRSGCGFTDGNGCSSGVSSGKLFGSRKHITPAEGWS; encoded by the coding sequence ATGAAAGTTCGTGCGCAAATAGGCATGGTGCTCAATCTCGACAAGTGCATCGGCTGTCACACCTGCTCGGTCACCTGCAAGAACGTCTGGACCAGCCGCGACGGTGTCGAATATGCCTGGTTCAACAATGTCGAAACCAAACCAGGCATCGGCTATCCGAAGGACTGGGAAAACCAGAAACGCTGGAACGGCGGCTGGGAACGCTCAAAGGCGGGTAAGCTGCGGCCGAAGCAGGGCGCCAAGTGGCGCATTCTTGCCAACATCTTCGCCAACCCGGATCTGCCGGAAATCGACGACTATTACGAGCCGTTCGACTTCGATTACGACCACTTGAAATCGGCGCCGGAGATGGAGGCGTTTCCGACCGCGCGGCCGCGCTCGAAGCTGACAGGCGAGCGGATGGAAAAGATCGAGTGGGGGCCGAACTGGGAGGAAATTCTCGGCGGTGAATTTTCCAAGCGGTCGAAGGATTCCAATTTCGAAGGCATCCAGAAGGAAATCTACGGTCAGTACGAAAACACCTTCATGATGTATCTGCCGCGCTTGTGCGAGCACTGCCTCAACCCGTCCTGTGCCTCGGCCTGTCCGTCAGGCGCGATATACAAGCGCGAGGACGACGGCGTGGTCCTGATCGATCAGGAGAAATGCCGCGGCTGGCGGATGTGCGTGTCGGCGTGCCCCTACAAGAAGATCTATTACAACTGGTCGACCGGGAAATCGGAAAAATGCACATTGTGCTATCCGCGCCTGGAATCAGGCCTGCCCACCGTCTGCTCGGAAACCTGCGTCGGCCGCATCCGCTATATCGGCGTCATGCTCTATGATGCCGACAAGATTGCCGAGGCCGCTTCGGTCGAGAGCGATCAGGATCTCTATGACGCCCAGCTTGGGGTGTTTCTCGATCCCAGCGATCCGGAGGTGATCGCCGCGGCCCGCGCCGAAGGCGTGCCCGAAGACTGGATCGAATCCGCCCGCAACTCGCCGATCTGGAAGATGGCGATGGAGTGGAAGGTTGCCTTCCCGCTGCACCCCGAATTCCGCACCCTGCCGATGGTCTGGTACATTCCGCCCTTGAGCCCGATCAAGAACGCTGCTGAAGCCGGTCATCTCGGCATCGATGGCGACATGCCGGATGTCAAATCGCTCAGGATTCCGGTCAAATACCTCGCCAACATGCTGACGGCCGGCGACGAGGCACCGGTAGTGTCTGCGCTCGAACGCATGCTGGCGATGCGCTCCTACATGCGCTCGAAAACCGTCGATGGCGTCATCAATCTCGGCGTCGCCAAGCGCGTCGGCCTGACGCATCAGCAGATCGACGAGATGTACCAGATCATGGCGATCGCCAATTACGAGGATCGTTTCGTCATTCCGACAACCCACCGCGAGATGGTCGAGGACGCCTATGATCTCAGATCGGGCTGCGGCTTTACCGACGGCAATGGCTGTTCATCGGGCGTATCGAGCGGCAAGCTGTTTGGCAGCCGCAAGCACATCACACCTGCGGAGGGCTGGTCATGA
- a CDS encoding nitrate/nitrite transporter, with translation MLDRAQVTDAERTRALSLSTIAFTACFAVWTIFAIIGVEIKTELGLSEFQFGLLVATPILTGSVTRLILGVWTEKYGGRNVFTIQMLLTAAATWMLTWASSYAMYLVAALGIGLAGGSFIIGVAYVSRWYGQGKQGTALGIFGAGNVGAAVTKFIAPFVMVAYGWHGVAHVWAAGLALVAILFYVFAKDDPELVARRESGQRPPSLAQQFAPLKNLQVWRFSLYYFYVFGAFVALALWMPHYLVDVYGLDIRTAGMSAAAFSLSASLFRAYGGHLSDRFGARTVMYWCFGFSMLLLFMLSYPATDYVIQGKGGPIAFSTEMGRWPFVITLFMLGFFMSLGKAAVYKHIPVYYPNHVGSVGGLVGMIGGLGGFVLPITFGALLDLTGIYTSCFALLFIIVAISLAWMHLSVRAMEREAHGEALDQLPSLPEMQSIHLPEHVAQTHTLETWTPEDPVFWAEKGRRIATRNLWVSIPALLLAFSVWMVWSVVVARLPAIGFSFTPGQLFWLAALPGLSGATLRIFYSFMVPIFGGRLWTTLSTVSLLLPAMGIGYAVQNPDTPYLIFLVLALLCGFGGGNFASSMANIAFFYPKAEKGNALALNAGLGNLGVSVMQFLVPLVITAGVFGALGGQPQTMSDGGQLWMQNAGFIWVPFIIAATVAAWLGMNDIADAKSSFKEQAIIFSRKHNWIMCVLYTGTFGSFIGYSAGFPLLTKLQFPEVNALQFVFLGPLVGALSRAGTGWVSDRFGGGRVTFWTFLGMIIAVFGVIFFLGIKEQPGAFWGFFASFMALFFLTGVGNASTFQMIPAIMAREIPRLMPELKGDVLRKQAERESAAIIAFTSAIAAYGAFFIPKAYGTSIAMTGGPVAALWGFLGFYVICVALTWFYYTRPEGLLAATERAGRSASAVPAA, from the coding sequence ATGCTGGACAGAGCACAGGTCACAGATGCCGAGCGCACGCGAGCGCTTTCACTGAGCACGATCGCGTTCACCGCCTGCTTCGCGGTCTGGACGATATTCGCCATCATCGGCGTCGAGATAAAGACCGAACTGGGGCTCAGCGAATTCCAGTTCGGACTGCTGGTAGCCACCCCGATCCTCACCGGATCGGTGACGCGGCTGATCCTCGGGGTCTGGACCGAGAAATATGGCGGACGCAATGTCTTCACCATTCAGATGCTGCTGACGGCAGCGGCCACCTGGATGCTGACCTGGGCCTCGTCCTACGCGATGTATCTGGTCGCCGCTCTCGGCATCGGTCTTGCCGGCGGCTCGTTCATCATCGGTGTCGCCTATGTTTCGCGCTGGTACGGCCAGGGCAAGCAGGGCACGGCGCTCGGCATTTTCGGCGCCGGCAATGTGGGAGCCGCGGTGACCAAGTTCATCGCGCCTTTCGTCATGGTGGCTTATGGCTGGCATGGTGTTGCCCATGTCTGGGCGGCCGGGCTGGCACTGGTTGCCATCCTTTTCTACGTCTTTGCCAAGGACGACCCCGAGCTGGTCGCCCGTCGCGAATCCGGTCAAAGGCCGCCCAGCCTGGCCCAGCAATTCGCGCCGCTGAAGAACCTGCAGGTCTGGCGCTTCTCGCTTTACTATTTCTACGTCTTCGGGGCTTTTGTGGCCCTGGCCCTGTGGATGCCGCATTATCTGGTCGACGTCTATGGGCTCGACATCCGCACCGCCGGCATGTCGGCTGCTGCCTTTTCGCTGTCTGCCTCGCTGTTCCGCGCCTATGGCGGGCATCTGTCGGACCGTTTCGGCGCCCGCACGGTGATGTACTGGTGCTTCGGCTTCTCGATGCTCTTGCTGTTCATGCTGTCCTATCCGGCCACCGACTATGTGATCCAGGGCAAGGGCGGGCCGATTGCCTTTTCCACCGAGATGGGCCGCTGGCCTTTCGTCATCACGCTGTTCATGCTCGGCTTTTTCATGAGCCTGGGCAAGGCCGCGGTCTACAAGCACATCCCGGTCTACTATCCCAACCATGTCGGTTCTGTCGGCGGTCTTGTCGGCATGATCGGCGGCCTTGGCGGATTCGTCCTGCCGATCACCTTTGGCGCCTTGCTCGATCTGACCGGCATCTACACAAGCTGCTTCGCGCTGCTGTTCATCATCGTTGCGATCTCGCTTGCCTGGATGCACCTTTCGGTGCGCGCCATGGAACGCGAAGCCCATGGCGAGGCGCTGGACCAGTTGCCCAGCCTGCCGGAAATGCAGAGCATTCACCTTCCCGAGCATGTTGCGCAGACCCACACGCTCGAGACCTGGACCCCGGAAGATCCGGTGTTCTGGGCCGAGAAGGGCCGGCGCATTGCCACCCGCAATCTCTGGGTCTCGATCCCGGCGCTGCTGCTGGCATTCTCGGTCTGGATGGTCTGGTCGGTCGTTGTCGCGCGCCTGCCGGCGATCGGCTTCAGCTTCACCCCGGGACAATTGTTCTGGCTTGCGGCTCTTCCCGGCCTGTCGGGCGCGACGCTGCGGATCTTCTACTCCTTCATGGTGCCGATCTTCGGCGGCCGGCTGTGGACGACGCTGTCGACGGTTTCGCTGCTGCTGCCGGCCATGGGCATCGGCTATGCGGTGCAGAACCCGGATACGCCCTATCTGATCTTCCTGGTGCTGGCGCTGCTGTGCGGTTTCGGCGGCGGCAACTTCGCCTCCTCGATGGCCAATATCGCCTTCTTCTATCCGAAGGCGGAAAAGGGAAATGCGCTGGCGCTGAATGCCGGACTTGGCAATCTCGGCGTCTCGGTGATGCAGTTCCTGGTGCCGCTGGTGATCACCGCAGGCGTGTTCGGCGCGCTCGGCGGCCAGCCTCAGACCATGTCGGATGGCGGCCAGCTGTGGATGCAGAATGCCGGCTTCATCTGGGTTCCCTTCATCATCGCCGCGACAGTTGCTGCATGGCTCGGGATGAATGACATCGCCGACGCCAAATCCAGCTTCAAGGAGCAGGCGATCATCTTCAGCCGCAAGCACAACTGGATCATGTGCGTGCTCTACACCGGCACATTCGGCAGCTTCATCGGTTATTCCGCGGGCTTCCCGCTGCTGACCAAGCTGCAGTTCCCGGAAGTCAACGCGCTGCAGTTCGTTTTCCTTGGTCCGCTCGTCGGCGCCCTGTCGCGCGCCGGCACTGGCTGGGTTTCCGACAGGTTCGGCGGCGGACGGGTCACCTTCTGGACCTTCCTCGGGATGATCATTGCGGTGTTCGGGGTGATCTTCTTCCTCGGCATCAAGGAACAGCCGGGCGCATTCTGGGGCTTCTTCGCCTCGTTCATGGCGCTGTTCTTCCTCACCGGTGTCGGCAATGCCTCGACCTTCCAGATGATCCCGGCGATCATGGCGCGGGAAATCCCGCGGCTGATGCCGGAACTCAAGGGCGACGTGTTGCGCAAGCAGGCGGAACGCGAGAGTGCGGCGATCATCGCCTTCACCTCCGCCATTGCCGCCTACGGCGCCTTCTTCATCCCCAAGGCCTACGGCACCTCGATCGCCATGACCGGCGGTCCGGTGGCAGCCCTTTGGGGGTTCCTCGGCTTCTACGTGATCTGCGTCGCGCTGACCTGGTTCTACTACACCCGACCGGAGGGCCTTTTGGCCGCCACCGAACGGGCCGGTCGTTCCGCGTCCGCCGTCCCCGCAGCCTGA
- a CDS encoding F0F1 ATP synthase subunit alpha, translating into MTAEQRRTRTSPDAVVKALLDSPSPGPRLSEIGSVAEVGDGIAIVAGLERALSDELLQFASGVQGIVLDLEPGRLGVVLLGPSDRVTVGESVLRTHKVVSAKVGHALLGRVVDALGNPQDGRGLIKSQATRPVEMDAPKILDRQAITRPLATGIKVIDAAVPVGLGQRQLVIGDRQTGKTALAVDAILNQKSSDLICIYCAIGQRGDAVAKVVGAIREGGMSGRTIVMSAGDEDAAGLAYVAPYAALTMAEHFSDEGRDVLVVLDDLTHHARSYRELSLLLRRPPGREAFPGDIFYIHARLLERAGQFTQKAGGGSITVLPVVETQAENLSAYIPTNLISITDGQIYLSPRLVRKNQFPAVDLGVSVSRVGGKAQSKAFRSVAGNLRVTLSQFEELEDFARFGTRLDEATRARLTRGAAVRASLRQAERDPISAVEQLVVLVTAMDGGFDGLSEADSFRLMAAIRTVAARDLDDLARRISANAALDDEDRKRMTMLGQRARQALEEPDGANA; encoded by the coding sequence ATGACCGCTGAACAGCGCCGAACCCGAACCAGCCCCGACGCGGTCGTCAAGGCGCTGCTGGACAGTCCGTCGCCCGGCCCGCGGCTGAGCGAGATCGGTTCGGTTGCCGAGGTCGGCGACGGGATTGCGATTGTTGCCGGGCTGGAGCGCGCCTTGTCCGACGAACTGCTGCAATTTGCCAGCGGCGTGCAGGGCATTGTTCTCGATCTCGAACCGGGACGGCTGGGCGTCGTGCTGCTGGGGCCGTCCGACCGCGTGACGGTGGGGGAGAGCGTGCTGCGCACGCACAAGGTGGTCAGCGCAAAGGTCGGTCATGCGCTGCTGGGCCGGGTTGTGGATGCGCTCGGCAATCCGCAGGACGGCAGGGGCCTGATCAAGTCGCAGGCCACGCGCCCGGTGGAGATGGACGCGCCGAAGATCCTCGACCGGCAGGCCATCACGCGGCCGCTGGCGACGGGCATCAAGGTGATCGATGCGGCCGTTCCCGTCGGTCTCGGGCAGCGTCAGCTGGTGATCGGCGACCGGCAGACCGGCAAGACGGCGCTGGCCGTGGATGCAATCCTCAACCAGAAGTCCAGCGACCTGATCTGCATCTATTGCGCGATCGGGCAACGTGGCGATGCGGTCGCCAAGGTGGTGGGTGCGATCCGCGAAGGCGGCATGAGCGGACGGACCATTGTCATGTCCGCGGGCGACGAGGATGCCGCGGGCCTGGCCTATGTCGCGCCCTATGCCGCGCTGACGATGGCGGAGCATTTTTCCGATGAAGGGCGCGATGTTCTGGTGGTGCTGGACGACCTGACCCACCACGCCCGCTCCTACCGGGAGCTGTCGCTGCTGTTGCGCCGGCCTCCGGGGCGGGAGGCCTTTCCCGGCGATATCTTCTATATCCATGCCCGGCTGCTGGAGCGCGCGGGCCAGTTCACGCAAAAAGCCGGCGGCGGTTCGATCACCGTGCTTCCGGTGGTCGAGACCCAGGCCGAGAACCTGTCCGCCTATATCCCGACCAACCTGATTTCGATTACCGACGGGCAGATCTATCTGTCCCCGCGTCTGGTGCGCAAGAACCAGTTCCCGGCTGTCGATCTGGGCGTGTCGGTCTCGCGCGTGGGCGGCAAGGCGCAAAGCAAGGCCTTCCGCTCCGTGGCCGGCAATCTGCGCGTGACCCTGTCGCAATTCGAGGAACTGGAGGATTTTGCCCGTTTCGGCACGCGTCTGGACGAAGCGACGCGTGCGCGGCTGACACGCGGTGCTGCGGTGCGGGCCTCGTTGCGGCAGGCCGAACGCGATCCTATTTCGGCGGTCGAACAGCTTGTTGTTCTGGTCACGGCCATGGACGGCGGGTTTGACGGTCTGAGCGAGGCTGACAGCTTCCGGCTGATGGCGGCGATCCGGACGGTCGCGGCCCGTGACCTGGATGATCTTGCACGGCGGATCTCTGCGAACGCAGCGCTGGATGACGAGGACCGCAAACGGATGACCATGCTGGGTCAGCGTGCGCGCCAGGCACTGGAGGAGCCAGATGGCGCAAACGCTTGA
- a CDS encoding F0F1 ATP synthase subunit B, protein MSIDWITVAAQIGNFLVLVWLLKRFFYRPILDGIDAREAEIADRMQAAVVAKQKAEAGEAEYHEKIRALNVAQSEMAETIRKKAEEQRDALLAEARERMDREYQSWTAHLDEEARKFTTGMHQAGARALLAVLRKALTDLADQELEGQMAHRLAQQLSSTVADLHHTAGHPVSAVVTSHDTLPPAAQEDMSAELRKVFPGITVRFETDEQQSPGLILRIGGAELAWTVESYVDGLDAVIGEQLSKASEAEVRRHDR, encoded by the coding sequence ATGTCCATCGACTGGATCACCGTCGCGGCCCAGATCGGCAATTTCCTGGTGCTGGTCTGGCTTCTGAAACGGTTCTTCTACCGTCCGATTCTTGATGGCATCGATGCGCGCGAGGCCGAAATCGCGGACCGGATGCAGGCCGCCGTTGTTGCCAAACAGAAGGCCGAGGCCGGCGAGGCGGAGTATCATGAGAAAATCCGGGCCCTGAACGTCGCCCAATCGGAAATGGCGGAAACGATCCGGAAGAAAGCCGAGGAGCAGCGCGATGCCCTTCTCGCCGAGGCGCGCGAGCGGATGGACCGGGAGTACCAGTCGTGGACTGCGCATCTTGACGAGGAGGCGCGCAAATTCACCACCGGCATGCATCAGGCCGGCGCAAGGGCGCTTCTGGCCGTCCTGCGCAAGGCACTGACCGACCTGGCGGATCAGGAGCTTGAAGGGCAGATGGCGCACCGTCTGGCGCAGCAGCTCAGCTCGACGGTTGCCGATCTGCACCACACCGCCGGGCACCCGGTCAGCGCCGTGGTCACCAGCCACGACACGTTGCCGCCAGCTGCACAGGAGGATATGAGCGCGGAATTGCGCAAGGTGTTCCCCGGGATCACAGTGCGCTTCGAAACCGATGAACAGCAATCTCCGGGCCTGATCCTGCGCATTGGCGGTGCGGAACTTGCCTGGACCGTGGAGTCCTATGTCGATGGGCTGGATGCCGTGATCGGGGAGCAGTTGAGCAAGGCATCCGAAGCCGAAGTGCGCCGCCATGACCGCTGA
- a CDS encoding F0F1 ATP synthase subunit gamma: MAQTLDTLVRRTASIQGIRSVVHTMKTLSVINAAPYEHAALAIEAYHQTVLEGLHAFLVGAGPLGVDTSRIARRVLVVFGSDHGLCGNYNEAIAAHVRHHVDGEADGAATMLCIGAQMADALQDQGFEVEKTFLPAASVDGLERLANLLTERLDEIRRSSHPREIAVSLAYSARGEGDVPVLKIVALLPLDQALLRDLRSKPWNSRSLPSYSMPAGDLFRALVRSHLFASLFRAAADAMVTENAARLALMQQAEQSVDDRLEELKSDTRTLRQSEITTELLDVIIGFEALKKKKIPGPSPEQKPKA, from the coding sequence ATGGCGCAAACGCTTGACACCCTGGTGCGCCGCACCGCCAGCATACAGGGCATTCGCAGCGTCGTGCACACGATGAAAACCCTGTCGGTGATCAATGCGGCACCTTACGAGCACGCCGCGCTGGCCATTGAAGCCTATCATCAAACGGTTCTCGAGGGGCTGCATGCCTTCCTGGTCGGCGCGGGCCCGCTGGGCGTGGACACGTCGCGTATCGCCCGGCGGGTCCTGGTGGTGTTTGGCAGCGATCATGGTCTGTGCGGAAACTACAATGAGGCGATTGCCGCGCATGTGCGGCACCATGTCGACGGCGAGGCTGACGGTGCGGCAACCATGTTGTGCATCGGCGCGCAAATGGCCGATGCTTTGCAGGATCAAGGGTTTGAAGTGGAGAAAACCTTCCTTCCGGCTGCATCTGTGGACGGGCTGGAACGGCTGGCAAACCTCCTGACCGAACGGCTTGACGAGATCCGGCGGTCAAGCCACCCCCGCGAGATTGCCGTGTCCCTTGCCTATTCCGCCCGCGGAGAGGGGGATGTGCCGGTACTCAAGATCGTGGCCCTGCTGCCGCTGGATCAGGCTTTGCTGCGTGATCTACGCTCGAAGCCCTGGAACTCGCGAAGCCTGCCGTCCTATTCCATGCCGGCTGGCGACCTGTTCAGGGCGCTGGTCCGCAGCCATCTGTTTGCCAGCCTGTTCCGAGCCGCGGCGGATGCCATGGTCACCGAGAACGCCGCGCGGCTCGCACTGATGCAACAGGCCGAACAATCGGTCGACGACAGGCTGGAAGAGCTCAAATCCGATACGCGCACGCTGCGCCAGTCCGAGATCACCACCGAGCTTCTCGATGTCATCATCGGCTTCGAGGCGCTGAAGAAGAAGAAAATACCAGGTCCCTCGCCGGAGCAGAAGCCGAAAGCCTAG
- a CDS encoding ATP synthase subunit I has translation MIEIDWTAAMLGFGIGTVTGAIFFLGLAVGIRRALRTGSPVIVLSLSAAIRLAGFLGIGWIVVSQSGPWACLGYGIAFLVVRFVATTLARREAATGDAP, from the coding sequence ATGATCGAGATCGACTGGACTGCCGCGATGCTGGGATTCGGCATCGGCACGGTGACAGGGGCAATCTTCTTCCTGGGTCTGGCGGTCGGCATCCGGCGTGCCTTGCGGACGGGATCGCCGGTCATTGTCTTGTCCCTGAGCGCCGCGATACGGCTTGCGGGCTTTCTCGGCATCGGCTGGATCGTTGTCAGTCAGAGCGGGCCTTGGGCCTGTCTGGGTTACGGCATCGCGTTCCTGGTCGTGCGGTTTGTCGCCACCACGCTCGCGCGCCGTGAAGCCGCCACGGGAGACGCGCCATGA
- a CDS encoding AtpZ/AtpI family protein, with protein sequence MTQTPDKPTEEIGRHARRMKSTREHPGPSPLTGISAFGMIGWSIAVPTVGGALLGLWLDRVAPQGFSWTISLILGGVVLGAFIAGVWMNKEGGRK encoded by the coding sequence ATGACGCAGACGCCCGACAAGCCCACCGAGGAGATCGGCCGTCACGCCAGGCGGATGAAATCGACGCGCGAACATCCGGGGCCGAGCCCGCTCACGGGCATCAGTGCCTTCGGGATGATCGGATGGTCGATCGCAGTCCCCACGGTCGGCGGCGCACTTTTGGGGCTCTGGCTCGATCGTGTGGCGCCGCAGGGCTTTTCATGGACGATCAGCCTGATCCTGGGCGGCGTGGTCCTCGGTGCGTTCATCGCCGGGGTCTGGATGAACAAGGAAGGAGGCCGGAAATGA